A section of the Marinimicrobium koreense genome encodes:
- a CDS encoding dicarboxylate/amino acid:cation symporter, whose product MTLTKRILLAMILGVGTGVLIHLIAPSEDHFLRAWLARGLFDGIGQVFIASLTLLVVPLVFVSLVCGSAALGGHSRMGALAIKTIGLYLATTAVAITLALGIGQLVKPGEGIDMPGEVEEFQVADKPSLKDTLVGIFPSNPVEAMAEGNMLQVIVFALLLGIAISRSEHKASHYMQEFFGHLNTVVLKLVMILMHLAPYGVFCLLAKLFADLGWSAIADLALYFFTLLFVLLLQGLGVYSLLLKLLTGLNPAIFLRKMRSVMVFGFSTASSNATIPVTLRTVEQDLGVDNRVASFSVPLGATINMDGTAIMQGVATAFIAQVYGIDIGLMGYLMVVLTATLASIGTAGVPGVGMITLAMVLQQAGLPVEGVALIIGVDRLLDMVRTAVNVTGDAMVSTVVANSEKLLDRKQFERPISNED is encoded by the coding sequence ATGACCCTGACCAAACGCATTCTGCTCGCCATGATTCTCGGTGTCGGCACGGGGGTGCTGATTCACCTGATCGCACCCTCCGAGGATCATTTTCTGCGCGCCTGGCTGGCCCGGGGTCTGTTCGATGGCATCGGCCAGGTGTTTATCGCCTCCCTGACCCTGTTGGTGGTTCCGCTGGTATTCGTCTCTCTGGTGTGCGGCAGCGCCGCGCTGGGAGGGCACAGCCGCATGGGGGCTCTGGCGATCAAGACCATCGGCCTCTACCTGGCCACCACGGCGGTGGCCATTACCCTCGCCCTGGGCATTGGCCAGCTGGTTAAACCGGGAGAAGGCATTGATATGCCCGGTGAAGTGGAAGAGTTTCAAGTCGCCGACAAGCCGTCCTTGAAAGATACCCTGGTGGGTATCTTTCCCAGCAACCCGGTGGAGGCCATGGCCGAGGGCAATATGCTGCAGGTGATCGTCTTTGCCCTGCTGCTCGGCATCGCCATCTCCCGCAGTGAGCACAAAGCCTCCCACTACATGCAGGAATTTTTCGGGCACCTGAACACGGTGGTCCTGAAGCTGGTGATGATTCTGATGCACCTGGCGCCCTACGGTGTCTTCTGTCTACTCGCCAAACTGTTTGCCGATCTGGGCTGGAGCGCCATCGCCGACCTGGCACTGTACTTTTTTACCCTGCTGTTTGTGTTGCTCTTACAGGGGCTGGGGGTTTACAGCCTGTTGCTCAAGCTGCTCACTGGCCTGAACCCGGCGATTTTTCTGCGCAAGATGCGCTCGGTGATGGTGTTCGGTTTCAGTACCGCCTCCAGCAATGCGACCATACCCGTTACCCTGCGTACGGTGGAACAGGACCTTGGGGTGGACAACCGGGTGGCCTCGTTTTCGGTGCCGCTGGGTGCCACCATCAATATGGATGGCACCGCCATCATGCAAGGCGTCGCGACAGCGTTTATCGCCCAGGTGTACGGTATCGATATCGGCCTGATGGGTTATCTGATGGTGGTGCTGACCGCGACCCTGGCGTCGATCGGCACCGCCGGGGTACCCGGCGTTGGGATGATCACCCTGGCGATGGTGTTGCAGCAGGCCGGCCTGCCGGTGGAGGGCGTCGCGCTGATCATCGGGGTGGACCGGCTGCTGGATATGGTGCGTACCGCGGTCAATGTGACCGGTGATGCGATGGTGTCGACGGTGGTGGCGAACAGCGAAAAGCTGCTCGACCGGAAGCAGTTCGAGCGCCCGATCTCCAACGAGGACTGA